Genomic DNA from Parambassis ranga chromosome 5, fParRan2.1, whole genome shotgun sequence:
GGATACCCAGGTCCTCCAGGAGTGGTGTGTATATTATAATATCTCATTAGATAAATTACTATTCAATAAGTCACCAGGATACAtgtccatttttttaaacataaaacatcttgctgtgttttttaaaacaaagaaatttGTAAAAGTGAAATACAGAAAAACTGATGATTAAAAGGGATTATCTGTCAAGTTTTAGCATctgcattaaataaaacaatggctCAAATTATTATATGACTATAGTTTTATATATGGAAAGAAATGATCTTGCATTTCATGCTGTGACCACTAGGTGGTGACATTTATTCACATCTTGGTCTACTCCTTATTAATAAAAGTATCTCTAACAGCTATTTGAGAACATCTGACATGGTCCCTGAATGTTAATGTGACACATATGTACGTGATTAtgttatacatttaaaaaacgAGCTACAAAAACCAACAAATTCCCTTAAATATTAATTACATGTTCTCCAATTCAAGTATGTGATGTTACTCTTGGTCTGactcaaaaaaaaacttttaacaaATTGAAATCATAGATATTTGCCTGTTGTTACTGCTAGTGTGTGAGATCTTCTTCATTTCTTCAGGTGATCGGCGGGCAGAATGGTGGTCGTGTTGGTCCTAAAGGTGAGCCTGGTTTCCCTGGATCACCTGGAAtcaaaggagacagaggacaacCAGGTAAACACCTAACATGTGCATTTAGCTTCTTTTTCACTCCAGCAGTACCATTCACACATATTGTTAGCTAGCTAAAGTTTTACAGAATAGTGTTATTTTTTATATCTTATTAagtttttatgttctgtttaaTGTTTAGTTTTAACTTCTTTATCTGAAAGGAGTGGCACATTGTCTAATTGGTGAAAACAACGCAACAAATGTAACAAGCTAACAATGAGTCTATAGCTCTGTTAAACTTGGCAGACTAGTTTCTGTCAGgatttcttttctctcctgttAGCTGGTCGGTTGTCTGTTGGTTGGTCGGTTGCCATTTTTATTCTGTGCAGATGTAAACTTTGCCCCTTTTGCCTTTTAAAGGTTTAACCGGACCTCCCGGACAACCAGGAATTCCAGCcacaggtggtggtggtgtgccTGGAACTCCAGGTTTCCCCGGAGACAAAGGTCAGAAGGGAGACTCTGGCCCTCCAGGAATCTCTTTGCCAGGTCCCCCAGGACGATCAGGGTCTCCTGGAACCCCTGGTGCACCGGGTCCTCCTGGACCTCCAGGCTTTTCCACTGCGGGACAAAACTGCATCCCCGGAGAGCCGGGGCGTCCTGGCCTGTCAGGGGAGAGAGGTTACCCTGGTGCATCTGGTCAGAAAGGTGAGACAATGTCACCATGCTGCTAGCAAAGGACAAAGTATCCCACCACTCTACAGAATGCAAACTGATGATGAATGATTTTTAAGGTGAAAAGGGCGACACCTGTGTGAACTGCTTTGGAGGTACCAGTCCCATTCCCGGACCCCCAGGACCTCCAGGACCCCCTGGATTCCCTGGTAACACCCCTGAACTTTATTTCTCTCTCATATGTTTCTTTTATTTGGACAGATGTGTTAAATtgtactttttttaatgttcttcCATCAGGATCTCCTGGTGGTCTCGGTATCAAAGGAGACAGAGGATTCCCAGGAACACCTGGCGGTATCGGACCTCCTGTGAGTAGTTTTCAAATCACAACTAGAGACTTCTTATAACACACAGGACTGGTTAAATTACCTTTTTTAACTCTTTTTACAGGGATCCCCTGGTCCACAAGGTAATCCTGGATACCCTGGAGAGAAGGGAGACCCGGGTGAAGCCATCACAGTCAACGGAGTGAGGGGAGAGAAAGGTGACACTGGCTTCCCTGGACCGCCTGGTCTTCCAGGTCTCGACGGCCGACCAGGTCGCGATGGAGCACCTGGATCTCCTGGGCCCAAAGGAGCTCCTGTAGGTGTCATTTACCCTACTCATCATCTACAGGGACTGGTCTATTTGTAGATCCATTTTTAACTAAAATGTATTTCACAGGGCTCTCTGCTAGTGAAAGGTGAACGAGGCCTCCCTGGTGAGCCTGGTGCCCCTGGTATTCCAGGAGACAGGGGTCCCCCAGGGTCCCCTGGCTTTGGACCTCAAGGACCTTCAGGAGAGAAAGGTGTCCAGGGTGTCTCAGGAAGACCTGGATCTCCCGGTGCACCTGGTAAAAGGAAAATTCTTATATAAGTCTGCTCTCTGTACTTTTTGACTTACAGTTCATTGAAAGGAAAGGTGACTGGATATCTGTTGGTTAAACAGATTCTTTGTGTTCACTAAAACCATCTGagcttttttctcttctttgcaCTTGTCATGTAGGTACTAAAGGTGAACCAGGCCTGTCGGTGGCAGAGAAAGGTTTACCAGGACCTAGAGGACTGGATGGAGAGCCTGGACTTCCTGGTTCACCAGGTACGTTAAGTGCATTTTTAGAGGCAGGTTAACCATGATAACATGTACTATAACACGTTCTACTGCTTGATTGGTCATTTTTGGTTGTCAGGTTCTCCTGGTCAGCCCGGACAGCCTGGTTTCCCTGGATTATCAGGAGCTAAGGGTGAACCTGGACTCCCAGGAATTGGACTGCCTGGACCTCCAGGAGCTAAaggtcttttcttttctttttagtgCTTTCATACATCTGCTGCTTTCATCTCCACATTACTTTATCATGCAACACTCACCCTTTTTTCTTCCCACCTTCAGGATTCCCAGGTATTCCCGGCCAGCCCGGAGCTCCCGGTGGCCCTGGTAGACCAGGATTAGATGGACTCCCTGGCCAGTCTGGACTTCCTGGATCCAAGGTACCTTAAAAAAATAGGACTTTATTAATACCAGGACCAATcattcatgtacacacacactctgaatgGCAGGCTAACTTTTTGTATGGATGAATTTTTAACCAAATTTTTCTGTCTGCTACTGTTTGACAGGGTGAGCCCGGCTTTGGACTCCCTGGCCCTCCAGGTTTACCAGGAATACCTGGACCTAAAGGTTTCCTAGGACCAAAAGGAGATCCTGGTTTCCCAGGCAGCCCTGGTTCACCAGGACGATCTGGCTTTGATGGAGTACCAGGACCTAAAGGTATTCtgcaaaatgtttgtgtgtgtgtatgtaagatCTTTGAAAAAGATCAATTCAACATAGTCTTTAGGATGCAGTGGCTATTCCATTGTCAGTTTTGGGCATATATCAAATGACCGACTTCAGCTTCTGTGCTTGACTTATCAGCCAGGCAAGCACTTTAAAGCCATTACTGGACTTTGAGCTAACAGACCTCATTTCCACCCGTCCCTGTTCAGGTGAACCCGGTATACCAGGTATACCTGGAGCTCCTGGCCTGCCCGGACCCCCTGTCGGTGGCTTACAGGGACCCCAAGGCCCACCTGGTCCTCCAGGTCCGATCGGACCACCAGGTAAGAAAAATTAAGTTGAATTGTGTCTATGatgtctttttaaaatgtaaatgtcttGACAGTTGTAGTAGTTGTAGTTGCAGTTGTAGCTAAAATATGTCTTCTGGACAGTTTTCTTTGTGCTGACTGGACTGATGTGTACATTGTGATTGAATTTGTACTATTTATATGGGTGGTTTTCTGTGTTAACTTGTTTGGCATGACCATCCACATTGGAGCTTGTAAAGGTGTCTGTCTGGATGCTCGTTTGCTCTTGGGGTTGAAACTGTACTGTACTGCACACTCATGAGAGCACCAGGCTGactgtttggttgtttttaaagcacAAGTCACCGTTTTGGGTGTATTGGTGATCATGGTTTGCGTCTGAATAAAATAAAGTCTTTCTGTGGTTACCATATTTGTGGACGGTAACCCTACCTTGATCCTGGGACCTCAGCCCTCAGATCTTCATCTTGTCTTTGCTTTCTCTGGAGTGCATCTTTTTCATGACACTAATAGAAATGTCACCTCCCTTTCTTGGCTTCATCACCATTTCactgtctgcacagtgtctgtaCCAGAGTCACACGTATCAGTGCGCACCAATTTAACGTCACTTCAAGCTGCTTATTCACGTCCCTCTTAAACTAACCTCAcagattgttttgcaccaatACATTGTGTCACCACCTTTTGTTCACgcacaaaataacacacactgagcacatcaCTCTGAGCATCCGTTAGCTgctggacacacagagaacactgTTTCTTCAAGAGCTCTGGTGTTTATTCAGAGTGTTTTAAAAGCCGGCTTCATAGAGatgttttaatgcattttaatgcatTATACTTTTGTTTTCCTCATCTTATCTGCTCTACCCTCTGCGCTTTGACACACCCCCTCCCTTACCTGCGACGCTCTGATGCCAAGGCGAGAAAGGTATTATAACGCAACACTGGTGCCGGTTGGTGGCCATGAAATGGTCAAAGATGTAACAGTCTGAGTACATTGTTTTATAGATTAATATCTTGCTTGCATTGGCCATGTGTTATAAGActaaaaatgtttatatttaatattgttGACTTTTCCACAAGTGAATAAAACCCAGATGATATTTGTAAGTTTGTAAGAATCATTGATAATCTGATGTCTCGATATCACTCCTACAGGATTCTCTGGTGTAAATGGAGCGAAAGGAGACCCCGGGCCTCCAGGTCTAGACATCCCAGGTCTTCCAGGTGATAGAGGAGGTCCTGGTCTCCCAGGTTCCCCGGGGCTGCCTGGAACCCCAGGACCTCCTGGAGGACCTGGACGTGATGGTGTTCCTGGACTACCAGGTAATATGTTACAAGCATCTTGCAATGTTATAGGTACATAGCTAGTGTGATCACACTGATCTGACCACAATGAGTACATAAACCAGGTATCCATTGTACTCTTCAAGTTTCCATTGTTGTCAGTTAAAATAATAGCAAATATGTAGGGGGTGATGAATTACTAGCCTTGCAGCTCAGCTAAGGGACTGAATATCCTCATAAGTCAGCTGTATTTTTAGTAGGCTAACTGGCAACAAAGTGGTTGGGATAAATTAGTTATCAAATACCAGAAGTGAGTGTCTTTGCTGTTTTCTGCAGGTTCGAAAGGAGACATGGGTGCAATGGGGTCCCCAGGACCTTCTGGAGGACCAGGGGGCCCAGGAGGGCCTGGTGCTCCTGGAATTAaaggtgttcacacacacacacacacacacacataataattAACTCAAAACTTCACCACTAGAAGCCACCACATTTATTTAGAACATTTAGAAATTCAAGAGCTGCTCATGTAGGCCCACAGCTGTGCCAGAAAAACAAAGGCAAAATGGACCTCCCTGACTCTCATGTTCTTCTCCACAGGTGAACCTGGATTCCCAGGCAGAGATGGCTCACCAGGTGGTCCAGGTGCcaaaggagagaggggagaccCTGGTGTCCAGGGACCCCCAGGAACTACCATACCTTCAGCTGCCATAAAGGGAGCCAAAGGAGACGCCGGCCTCCCAGGTTCAActtgaaaaatatttttattaagaCATAAAGCTACTACTTAATTGTATTCCTATTTAcacatttgtgcatgtgttctACAGGTGCACCTGGTTTTCCAGGTCCGAAAGGTATTGCTGGTGTCTCTGGTGACCCTGGACTGCCAGGGGCGGATGGACGGCCTGGAGTTCCTGGACCACCAGGTATGGTTTTACCCCATCCCAATACATACACAATTATAAATACACATATGCTCATGCACAtgaatgttgtttctgcttTTGTGCAGGTCCTAAGGGAGAGTCTGGCATACCAGGTGGTCCAGGAAGCCCTGGAGCTCCTGGACTAAAAGGCAGCATGGGCGAAATGGGAGTCCCAGGTAAAGCATTTATGTTAAATATGATGTATACCTTTCCAGGAACCATCAGTACTTACGTTTGAGTCATAATTGCTCTCtggttaaatgttttttttttgtaccacaGGACCAAATGGGCAGAAGGGTCTACCAGGTCAGCCAGGTAGGCCAGGCTTGTCTGGACAGCCAGGGGCACCTGGATTCCCTGGAGCTAAAGGTGAACCTGGTTCTGCTGGTGTTGGACCACCTGGAATACCCGGACCCAAGGTACATGACAAAGCCAGTGGAATTCCTAGATCCACATAACTTTAATATCTAAATCTTGGTTCACACTTACATTTTTTTGCTTGTAGGGTGAGCCAGGCCAGCCAGGCTTCCCAGGTAGTCCTGGACAGAAAGGAACCCCAGGGTCATCAGGTCTTCCAGGTTTACCAGGAGGACCAGGTGTTAAAGGCGACCCCGGCCTCCCAGGATTCCAAGGTAAATGTGGAGTTGTGGCCTTAGAAAAGATTGAGAAATAAACAGTGAGTCGCTGTACAGAGTAATTACATTTTAAGTAGTACTAAACATTTAGTCATTCTTGTTcagagttaaaaaaacaaacctacACTAACTCAAGGAGATTTTTTTGTCTGCTTTATTGTCAGGTTCCCCTGGTATCCCTGGTCCCAAGGGTCTTGATGGTGCTCCAGGAGGACCAGGTCTCACAGGAGCTCCAGGTAGACCAGGAGAGCCTGGTCGACCAGGAGCACCTGGATTGCCAGGAGAGAAGGGTCAAGCAGGTCGAGATGGGATCCCAGGACCACCTGGAGTCAAAGGAGAGCCAGGCAAGACATTTTGGTCAGATGTTGCTTATACAAATGTTTCTTGCTAAGGATTACGCATAATGCACTCTTCTTTATTTTAGGTCCTTCTGGTTATGGTAGTCCTGGTCCTGCTGGAATTCCAGGGTTGCCAGGTAAATTGGTATACACTACACAATGGACACAACCgtgttttatttcttcttctctacAATCTTAACTTTGTAATTACCTGTTAAGGTGCTAAGGGAGACCCCGGTCTTTCTGGCCCATCTGGCTCACCTGGATTCCCTGGACCGAAAGGAGACCCAGGCTTCCCCGGTTCCCCTGGTCCTGCAGGTAACACTGGCCCTCCTGGTGCTCCAGGACAGGCTATACCAGGACCTAAAGGAATCCAAGGACAGCCTGGACCACCTGGAAGAGCAGGTAAAGCACTGGGGTGGGATTTGTCACCACCACATTTACTGCAAGAAATTGCTGCCTGGTTTTCTGGTTATGGCTATAGATGTTCTTATACTCTCCTTCTGGCAACATAAGTTTCAAGTACGACCCAAccgattctttttttttggccaacACAGATTTTTGTCACAGATTGGCACATTAGAGCACAGTTCTGAAAGTGGATAATCGGCCAACAATCCACCAACATGGTACATCTGTGAAAGACCAATATCAGCAGACTGATATCTTGGTCCATTCTAGCATCAATGGTTCCTTTTGATGCTTGTATCCACCATCACAATGGTCCTGATTTCAGACCCAGACCATGTCATGTCAATTGCAACCTTTCAGTTCGACAGGTCTAAATTTATTTTTCACCTGGCCAGCGAAAACCAGACAACAAATGTGCAGAAACTGCACTTTCAATGTGAATGCTCTTGTCTCAGTATCAGTTGATTTGCATGGAATGTTGTTGCACCAATCAGCACCATCAAGTGTTTAAGCACCAACACACCCAACCAGTCATTGTCAACATCACCACCACCTTCTCCCCAGGAAGGGTGCATCGCACCATGCACCATTTGTCACTGGGGTTTTGACCAAGCATCTCCAAAAAGAGCACGGGTTATGCGACTTTGTCGTGTCCATGTTAGCATCCTTTTTTTCAATCCACCAATTTATCCACCCTCATGTCTCCTCACCCCTTTTCCCCTCTTCTCCTGGTCTCATTAAGGGGGAAGCTGCCATCTCCAAATCTCTTTACAGCTCTGAAGtactgtgtctgtctttgtatgCTCATCCTTTTTTCAACTGGTGTGCATTCAGCGTTTTCTGgatcattttgaaaaaaaaaaaaacagcgaaGCCCGAGgcaaacacaaaaaactcaAAATTCATCTTAAGATAGTGTTACCGAATCTGATTTACCTGGATTCTCACAATGAATGTTCATTCATAGAAATTCTGCAGTAAATCAGATTTGTGTCCTGTATGTTGTCCGTTAACAGGAGTGAATTAAATGAGAGTCGGTCAGTTTGTCTCTGGCTTTGTCTggctgccatgtgtgtgtgttttgtcccaCCAACCAGTGATCTGCATGGACACTGTTCgtcccaacacacacaatgctgtttATACACACTGGGAACAAGCCTCACACAGTGCTGTAGAGTGGGCAGCCCTGACAAtgagtgcattttttttgttaaaatgtaGAAATCGTGAAAAATCTTCTTGTTCTGCAAATACAGGCTTCTGACGTTctgatttttaatatttaagtAACTAATGCTGTTAATTGTATCACAACATACAAAATTTTAACAGTGATCAGATCAATGACAGCAAGACTGCAGTTCAATGAACTGCCACAGGTGCCAGTATTACCAAGATATATCCAATCCTCACATTTAAAACCTTATTCACTAAATGTGAAAACATTGGCATCATATGCCACTCTATATCTTCTATATCTATATCAATATAAAAATGCATCTTTTAGTGTCAGCACCGATCCACACACGAGCACTGTGTGAGGCAAGCCATGAAAACACTTGAGTGTTTTTCTTGGTGTGAGTTTATAAAAATTATGCCTTAAAACATCACTTCCTATTTCCTGTGGCTTGGCCACACCCACTGTGGCGTGGCACCCGCGACTTCGTGTGATGACACATACATCTGGCCGCAACAGGCCCCTCAGGTCAGATCAATGGTGTCTAGACTTCCTCTGCACGTCCTTTTACAGCAGCATCGACCAAGTTTAACCTCACTCTCTGATTCACTGGGAACAAATTTCACCTAAAACTGTCGGGAAATCAGTGCATCCTTTCGTTGTTCCTTCCTAATGACTTTTTTTTGGCTTTCTTTCATGCACACTGATGGTAGTATAATGCACCTTTAGCAAGTAAGCAACAAGTTTCATGAAAATGATAACACGTGAGTTTTAATATCTACACATGAGCACTAGCAGCATGTTATCTTGATCATCTGTAGGACAAGTCTTTATCTTatagcacaaaaaaacaccataaaACTAACTCACTTAAAGTATTGAAACAGTGTGTGACATACTATATTTCCAGTTTGGAAGATTACAGACAGGTATAGTAGATGCTTCTTTTTCAAGATATTATAAATGTGTTGTGGGTTAAACCTTAAAACAATTATTTTCCAAGGTTCAGAAATCAGCCAATTGGcagtctgtatttttttaagttaaatGCTATAATGTGGTGAATTTATCAACAACAAAACTAAACAGTTTTATTCTGAACTCCCTCACAGAGGACAGCTAACTTAACATATTTGCTAGTTCTGGATCCTGTCCCTGAGCCGTGTGCTTTCATTGTTAGTCTCTAGCGTTTCTTGTCTCTGTCTAaacctcctttttctttttttttttgtcccgcgTGCTGTCAACCGGGCTCCGCTTTACCCGGGAATTCTGGGAACCCTAGGTCCATCAGGTTAGACTCACGTGGTTTGATGGTTTTCTGGGACCAGCTCTTACATGTGATTTGTTGTGGCATAAATGCATGAATGTGCCAAGTGATGGTCATTGGAGGGGTTGGAAGATCAATTTCCCCTGAAGTCCAAGTCTCTGGATCTGTCATAATGTACTGATAATATTCTGGTAACATGTGCAGTTGTGTTTTAACCACGTCTTAACCAccacaggacaaactggaggcCTCACACAGAATTTTCTGAAACAAATCCACAAACTGTTTCACAGGATAATTTTCTCCTGACGAGTTTTGTTGCCATTGCTGACTTGAACAACAAACCAGGAACTCTGAGCTCTGCGTCAGAAGTATTAGCTACAATATGAACATAAATATTCAAGATGGCTGCTAACACATGAACACTGATACAGTACATATGTGTTTATCTTTCTGGGAACAAGCCATGGGTTGGACTTGGTTCAGCTTCTGACCACTAGATGGAAACTAATTGACTTGTATTGTACTTGTATTGTAACAGACCCCCTTAGTGCTAAACAGAAATACCTATGTGGGACATGGTTTgtcctgttgtgttgtgttggtatACTATTATTCCAAAGTGACATTTTACCCTTTGCGTCTGAAGGTGCACCTGGCCCACAGGGTCCCCGTGGACCCGCAGGAAGTGGCGGCGTCAAGGGAGAGAAGGGTATTCCTGGTGCTCCTGGCCAGCCTGGCTTCCCTGGACAGAAGGGAGACATTGGTGTTTCAGGATTCCCGGTATGAGGGTTATTATATTTTGcaccattgttttgtttgtcgAACATAAGCTGTGTTTCAGTGGCTGCTCCTTTGAAAGCTGGGCACCTGGTGGGTAGTGACGGATCTAACATGTCACTCCCTTATGACTCCATCCTGTTAGACCCAgtgatgggttttttttgtcaagGAGAAAGTGACCTACCAAGGCTGCACCTTGATGGGCCACATCCATTGAAGAATGCGGGTGCTGGCCTGAATTTAAAGAACTAagttatttactttttttttatttctttcttacCAGGGTCCCTCTGGTCTTCCTGGTGCCCCAGGTGTGAAGGGAGACATTGGACTTCCTGGTGTTCCGGGATTCCCTGGTTAGCTcacctcattaaaaaaaaggatttcaAAACATTCATTATAAGCAAAACCCAAGTATTTAATTTTGTTTGCATTCTCACCAGGACCAAAGGGAGAACTGGGACTTCCTGGCCGTGGTGGCCCTGCTGGAGATCCTGGCGATGTCGGACCTCCCGGTGAGTGAGCTGAGCCACATATGAAACACATTGTCTTTACAcctttgaaataaaaacagggtTTCTAAtgcattcatttcctttgtaaCTAGGACCTCCTGGTGATCCTGGCGTGGCTGCAGCTCCCATTGTGGTGAAGGGAGAACGAGGACCCCCTGGTCCTCCGGGCCCACCTGGTTCTCGGGGACAACCTGGTAATACTGGACGGGAAGGACTTACAGGTGGGTAAAGCTGACCTGAAGGAGAGCATAGCATGCAAAATATAAAATGCATATAAAATGTAACACTGAAATTTTATACAAGATCTTTCAGGCTGTTTGGTCAGCTGCAAATCCACATTTTACATTTGAATAAAATAGACAGAATAACAGAATGAGTAAAACAGGACCCTAGCTGAGGTTTATTAAAGGAGGACTTCTCTATCTCCTCACTCTCAGGTCCACCTGGTGAACCTGGAGATGCTGGTACTGATGGTCCTCCTGGCTTTAGTGGTCCCCCTGGCAGAAAGGGAGACACTGGACCTGCTGGTCAGCCTGGTAAGAAAATTATTCCCTTTTTCAAAAAGGATCCTTTGAATCCCTGCTGAAACCCAGTGACTCTATTTATAAATATATGGCTCTTCCCTCATCCTAGGTGGACGTGGTTTCCCTGGGCCCCCTGGTTCAGATGGTCCACAGGGTCCACCTGGTCCTCCAGGATCCGTTTCTGCAGCCCATGGTTTCCTCATCACCCGACACAGTCAGTCTGATGAAGTGCCCATCTGCCCTGAGAGAACAGGCGTGATCTATGACGGATACTCTCTGTTGTACGTGCAGGGCAATGAGAGAGCACATGGACAGGACCTTGGTAAGAAAGCATTTTATGGAACCTTTGCTACAATCCTAGTTCATCAAACACACTTCACTGAATAAACCATCCTCTTCCAGGCACAGCCGGCAGCTGTCTGCGCAGGTTCAGCACCATGCCCTTTATGTTCTGCAACATTAACAACGTCTGCAACTTTGCCTCCCGTAACGACTATTCCTACTGGTTGTCCACGCCTGAGCCCATGCCCATGAGCATGGCACCCATCACGGGAGAGAGCATCAAACCTTACATTAGCAGGTAAAGACAAAGCAGTGAGGCAAAATGGAAGTACTGCTAaatgtgtgaaggtgtgtggtGTTTAgattctttttgtgtgtgtccaggtgtgtAGTTTGTGAAGCTCCAGCCATGGTCATTGCAGTCCACAGTCAGACCATCCAGATTCCTTCATGCCCTGCAAACTGGGAATCTCTGTGGATAGGATACTCCTTCATGATGGTAGGacatttattattaatgtttAAACCCAAccttaaaggaccagtgtgcgTATAATCAAGTGCCAGCTAGTGGTGAGGGTGAAGTTGAAAACCAactgaaaacatacacacacagagaggccctGCTCCTGATGCAACAAAGAATCTAAGCTAATAAAGTCACAGATATATAGTTATAAGTAATTATGCACCAATAAAAACATTAGTTCTGCCAGCGTTCTCACTTAAATCTGCTTAAAATCCAACTTGAGAACCAAGAAACCCAAACCTGTAAAGCAATAAACAGAACACAACTACACTGATGAATTCCAGCTGTTCTAATACCTGCATTTCTTCTCCATCCTCCCCAGCACACCAGTGCTGGTGCAGAGGGCTCTGGTCAGGCTCTGGCGTCCCCCGGCTCCTGCTTGGAGGAGTTCCGCAGCTCTCCCTTCATAGAGTGCCACGGCAGAGGGACATGCAACTACTACGGCAACTCCTATAGCTTCTGGCTGGCCACTGTGGAGCAATCAGAGATgttcaggtaaacacacacatgttatgTGGGGTGTAGTTCTTAATAGGACCCAAGCGCAGAcaaaataatgttcaacaaaaggggagctttatttaaagccaacacaaaaaccagtccagaggagcaggtaaacgaaaggagggctactgggAACAGTGccaaacaaaaggtaaaaagtacaaaataaacacaaaaggataaaccaaaccaaacctgaggatgatcggggaaacatgaggaaacacggaGGTGCACACGGGgaatcacaagggaagaactgacaaagacaaagggaaggcacagggcttaaaaagaggagagacgacacaggtgaacataattagggaggagctgataatcagggaggaggctagaggaggagagagggaaggactgaggagcagagaacaggagggaggaggaagagaaggagagagggaaggactgaggaggagcagagaaagaggagggaggaagagaaggagagagggaaggactgaggaggagcagagaaagaggagggaggaagagaaggagagagggaaggactgaggagaagcagagaaagaggacaaacactgaaaactaaataacaaaataaacaatataataaaagacaaggagccaagaccctggctcatgacacaCATAGAGGATTTTAAGTGGATACTTCCTGGCTCCAATAGGAGAGTCAAGCAGCTTAGAAATCAAGCCAACGCACAAAGACCATCCATTTATGGGTCTGTGTCACTCTCTATtgacctctatgttaaaatggccaacagTCATCATCATTTAGTCCTAAATCTCTCGCATACTCTTGTGTTAAAACCGTCTT
This window encodes:
- the col4a5 gene encoding collagen alpha-5(IV) chain isoform X2, which produces MNKDLKSLRQLGATLLLLSLCVAVQRSDSAACHGCVGSKCDCSGVKGAKGERGFPGLTGQPGSPGFPGPEGPIGSRGEKGSDGPLGPAGPKGIRGPPGLPGFPGTPGLPGLPGQDGPPGPRGVPGCNGTKGERGFPGSSGIPGSQGVPGPPGLPGPKGDPGDVISTNRFGEKGAVGLPGLPGSPGSPGTPGLQGPLGPPGPRGYEGRPGPPGPPGPKGNMGLNFQGPKGEKGDPGLPGPPGPPGQVGEQKRPPETEIQRGDKGDPGPPGLPGDPGYPGPPGPSGGQKGEKGELGEAGKRGKPGKDGDPGPPGFPGNKGDPGLPGSPGRDGERGLKGERGYPGPPGVVIGGQNGGRVGPKGEPGFPGSPGIKGDRGQPGLTGPPGQPGIPATGGGGVPGTPGFPGDKGQKGDSGPPGISLPGPPGRSGSPGTPGAPGPPGPPGFSTAGQNCIPGEPGRPGLSGERGYPGASGQKGEKGDTCVNCFGGTSPIPGPPGPPGPPGFPGSPGGLGIKGDRGFPGTPGGIGPPGSPGPQGNPGYPGEKGDPGEAITVNGVRGEKGDTGFPGPPGLPGLDGRPGRDGAPGSPGPKGAPGSLLVKGERGLPGEPGAPGIPGDRGPPGSPGFGPQGPSGEKGVQGVSGRPGSPGAPGTKGEPGLSVAEKGLPGPRGLDGEPGLPGSPGSPGQPGQPGFPGLSGAKGEPGLPGIGLPGPPGAKGFPGIPGQPGAPGGPGRPGLDGLPGQSGLPGSKGEPGFGLPGPPGLPGIPGPKGFLGPKGDPGFPGSPGSPGRSGFDGVPGPKGEPGIPGIPGAPGLPGPPVGGLQGPQGPPGPPGPIGPPGFSGVNGAKGDPGPPGLDIPGLPGDRGGPGLPGSPGLPGTPGPPGGPGRDGVPGLPGSKGDMGAMGSPGPSGGPGGPGGPGAPGIKGEPGFPGRDGSPGGPGAKGERGDPGVQGPPGTTIPSAAIKGAKGDAGLPGAPGFPGPKGIAGVSGDPGLPGADGRPGVPGPPGPKGESGIPGGPGSPGAPGLKGSMGEMGVPGPNGQKGLPGQPGRPGLSGQPGAPGFPGAKGEPGSAGVGPPGIPGPKGEPGQPGFPGSPGQKGTPGSSGLPGLPGGPGVKGDPGLPGFQGSPGIPGPKGLDGAPGGPGLTGAPGRPGEPGRPGAPGLPGEKGQAGRDGIPGPPGVKGEPGPSGYGSPGPAGIPGLPGAKGDPGLSGPSGSPGFPGPKGDPGFPGSPGPAGNTGPPGAPGQAIPGPKGIQGQPGPPGRAGAPGPQGPRGPAGSGGVKGEKGIPGAPGQPGFPGQKGDIGVSGFPGPSGLPGAPGVKGDIGLPGVPGFPGPKGELGLPGRGGPAGDPGDVGPPGPPGDPGVAAAPIVVKGERGPPGPPGPPGSRGQPGNTGREGLTGPPGEPGDAGTDGPPGFSGPPGRKGDTGPAGQPGGRGFPGPPGSDGPQGPPGPPGSVSAAHGFLITRHSQSDEVPICPERTGVIYDGYSLLYVQGNERAHGQDLGTAGSCLRRFSTMPFMFCNINNVCNFASRNDYSYWLSTPEPMPMSMAPITGESIKPYISRCVVCEAPAMVIAVHSQTIQIPSCPANWESLWIGYSFMMHTSAGAEGSGQALASPGSCLEEFRSSPFIECHGRGTCNYYGNSYSFWLATVEQSEMFRRPQSETLKAGNLRTRVSRCVVCMKRT